The genomic region CTTTGCAATTCACTTTTTAAAGTAAGTAAATTATGAAAGTAGCTGTAGTTGGAGCAACCGGGATGGTAGGAAGCGTAATGCTTAAAGTACTGGAAGAACGTAATTTTCCACTTACCGAACTTATTCCTGTAGCTTCTGAAAGATCTGTAGGTAAGAAATTAGCCTATAATGGTAAAGATTTCGAAGTAGTAAGCCTTGAAACCGCAGTTTCCATGAAACCGGAAGTAGCCATATTCTCAGCTGGTGGAGACACTTCATTAGAATGGGCTCCAAAATTTGCTTCCGCAGGAACAACCGTGATCGATAATTCTTCAGCATGGAGAATGAATCCAAAGCACAAACTTATCATTCCCGAGATCAATGCTAACCTCCTTTCAGAAGAAGATAAGATCATTGCGAATCCTAACTGTTCTACAATACAGTTATTAATGGCCTTAAAACCATTGCATGATGCTTATAATATCAAGCGAGTGGTTGTTTCAACCTACCAGTCCATCACTGGAACTGGCGTGAAAGCTGTGCAACAGCTGGAGAACGAGTATGCCGGCAAAAAAGAAGAAATGGCTTATCCTTATCCAATTCATAAAAATGCGTTGCCACATTGCGACGTATTCCAGGAAAATGGATACACCAAAGAGGAAATGAAGTTAACGAACGAAACCAAGAAAATTCTCGGTGATGATTCTGTAAACGTGACAGCAACCGCGATTAGAATTCCGGTAGTTGGAGGACATTCAGAATCGGTGAATATCGAGTTTCATAAAGATTTTGAGGAAGCAGATGTTCGAAAGATCCTGAGTGATTTTCCAGGAATCACCGTTCAGGATAACCCGGAATTGAATACTTATCCTATGCCCATTTATGCGGAAGGAAAAGATGATGTTTTTGTAGGTAGAATTCGAAGGGATCATTCCCAGCCAAATACATTAAATATGTGGATCGTTGCTGACAACCTCCGTAAAGGTGCAGCGACAAATGCAGTGCAGATCGCAGAATATTTACTAGAGCAGAAACTACTCTAATCCACAATTTTAAAATTTTACTTAAAAGCCTGAAACTCTACAGATTCAGGCTTTTTTATTCTTATTTTAGGTGTCTAAACTAAGAATTGTATGAAGAAAATCTATTCAGGCATTATTGGGCTGGGGTTAGTTGCCGGCTCACTAAGTGCACAAAGTCAAAACCAAAGCAAATTGAACTATCCTGAAACCAAGAAAGTTGATACAGTAACCGATTATTTTGGAACCGAGGTTAAAGATCCATATCGCTGGCTGGAGGATGATCGTAGCGAGGAAACCGAGAACTGGGTAAAAAGACAGAATGAGGTAACTTTCGATTACCTTGAGAACATTCCGTACAGAAATAAACTTAAGGAACGTCTTACCAAGTTATGGGATTATGAAAAATTGAGCGCTCCTTTTACTGAAGGCGGAAAGATCTATTTCTTTAAAAACGACGGACTTCAGAATCAAAGTGTTCTTTATCGCCGTGAATCAGAAGAAGCTGAAGCAAAAGTATTTTTAGATCCGAATAAATTCAGTGAAGATGGTACTACCTCACTTGCAGCAATGAGTTTTTCCGAAGATGGAAAAAAGCTAGCCTATGCTATTTCTGAAGGTGGAAGCGACTGGAGAAAAATCATTTTAATGAATGCTGATGATAAGAAGATTCTTGGCGATACGATCAAGGATGTAAAGTTCAGCGGAGTTTCATGGAAAGGCAATGAAGGTTTTTACTACTCTAGCTTTGATAAGCCTGATGGAAGTGAACTTTCAGCGAAGACAGATCAGCATAAATTATATTACCATAAACTGGGAACGCCACAAAGTGACGACCAGATCATCTTCGGAAATTCTGAAGCACAAAAACGCCGTTATGTAGGAGGAAGTGTTACTGAAGATAACCGTTACCTGATCATTTCAGCACGTAATTCAACTTCTGGAGGGGAACTCTATATAATGGACCTTCAGAAGGAATCTCCGGAACTGGTTACAATATTAGACAATCAGGATACAGAT from Christiangramia sp. OXR-203 harbors:
- a CDS encoding aspartate-semialdehyde dehydrogenase — encoded protein: MKVAVVGATGMVGSVMLKVLEERNFPLTELIPVASERSVGKKLAYNGKDFEVVSLETAVSMKPEVAIFSAGGDTSLEWAPKFASAGTTVIDNSSAWRMNPKHKLIIPEINANLLSEEDKIIANPNCSTIQLLMALKPLHDAYNIKRVVVSTYQSITGTGVKAVQQLENEYAGKKEEMAYPYPIHKNALPHCDVFQENGYTKEEMKLTNETKKILGDDSVNVTATAIRIPVVGGHSESVNIEFHKDFEEADVRKILSDFPGITVQDNPELNTYPMPIYAEGKDDVFVGRIRRDHSQPNTLNMWIVADNLRKGAATNAVQIAEYLLEQKLL